One genomic region from Maridesulfovibrio frigidus DSM 17176 encodes:
- a CDS encoding ABC transporter ATP-binding protein — protein MPDAHTIVRVTGVTKSFKLGSTNVQALKGVDLEIYAGEYLSIMGPSGSGKSTLFNMIGGLDKPTEGKVFIDEVDIAQLDAFELAWLRNRKIGYIFQTFNLIQVMTALENITLPMIFAGVHNDAAVKKGIELLDLVGLQKRYNHKPQELSGGQQQRVAIARSLANDPAIILADEPTGNLDLSTGEEIIKLMSALSKERGVTIITATHDYKMLNASDRVVWIEDGLVKKVENRDQLNIDVGCIRMA, from the coding sequence ATGCCCGATGCACATACTATAGTAAGAGTTACCGGAGTTACGAAAAGCTTTAAACTCGGCAGCACTAATGTTCAGGCTTTAAAAGGCGTTGATCTAGAAATATATGCTGGTGAGTACCTCTCGATTATGGGGCCGTCAGGCTCTGGTAAATCCACACTATTCAATATGATCGGCGGGCTGGATAAACCTACTGAAGGGAAAGTTTTCATTGATGAAGTGGATATTGCGCAGCTTGATGCATTCGAACTAGCATGGCTTCGTAACCGCAAAATCGGATACATATTTCAGACCTTCAATCTCATTCAGGTGATGACAGCCCTCGAAAACATTACGCTTCCCATGATTTTCGCAGGGGTTCATAATGATGCGGCTGTGAAAAAAGGAATCGAGCTTCTTGATCTTGTAGGACTACAAAAGAGATACAATCACAAACCGCAGGAACTATCCGGTGGGCAGCAGCAGCGCGTTGCAATTGCAAGATCACTTGCCAACGACCCTGCCATTATTCTTGCCGATGAACCTACTGGTAACCTTGACCTTTCAACAGGTGAAGAGATCATCAAATTGATGAGCGCACTCAGTAAGGAACGCGGAGTTACAATTATTACAGCTACTCATGACTATAAGATGCTGAATGCTTCTGACCGGGTAGTATGGATTGAGGACGGCCTTGTTAAGAAAGTAGAAAATCGAGATCAGCTCAACATTGATGTTGGCTGTATCCGCATGGCCTGA
- a CDS encoding ABC transporter permease, with the protein MSQKKRIPFQDPDSETDIVAQVVLPFDKSLEISIKSIKSRFLRNMVTVTSLILAVSFLAYILIGSDISNGIYGSGQPDLMKMLDKSGYQVGGSAKERWIVILSLLVCTVGIINAQLMAVTERFREIGTMKCLGALDSFVLRLFVLEASMQGVVGSLLGAIAGGVIAILLGMLRFGFDAIRYLPLSDVGMSVLYSIIVGFGLSLIGVFYPALIAAKMRPIEAMRVEE; encoded by the coding sequence ATGTCACAGAAAAAAAGAATACCATTCCAAGACCCTGACTCTGAAACAGATATTGTTGCTCAGGTCGTTCTTCCTTTTGATAAATCACTTGAAATCAGTATAAAAAGTATCAAGTCCAGATTCCTTCGAAATATGGTAACGGTAACATCCCTTATACTTGCCGTTTCTTTCTTGGCGTACATACTTATTGGTAGTGATATATCAAATGGTATTTACGGCTCTGGGCAACCAGATCTAATGAAAATGCTTGATAAATCAGGCTACCAAGTTGGCGGCAGCGCTAAAGAGCGTTGGATCGTTATTCTGTCGCTTCTAGTTTGTACTGTCGGAATTATCAATGCACAGCTCATGGCGGTCACGGAAAGATTTCGCGAAATCGGAACCATGAAATGCCTAGGCGCACTCGACAGCTTTGTTTTGCGGTTGTTTGTCCTTGAAGCCTCAATGCAAGGGGTTGTCGGCTCACTACTCGGAGCAATCGCAGGCGGCGTAATAGCTATTCTCCTCGGAATGCTCAGGTTTGGATTTGATGCAATCAGGTATCTCCCTTTATCCGACGTAGGAATGTCCGTGCTTTACTCCATTATAGTAGGTTTCGGGCTAAGTCTTATTGGGGTATTCTACCCTGCTTTAATTGCCGCGAAAATGAGGCCCATTGAAGCTATGCGTGTTGAAGAATAA